A region from the Posidoniimonas polymericola genome encodes:
- a CDS encoding FeoA family protein: MSALPNTTPALHAPQALHAPQEIAAAVGLTPAVTSRLLAEMRVGDVGRVASVSVDPADAGRLKALGVCAGRTLRVVSAGNPLIVQVLNSRVGLAAAIAERVTLNSCC, from the coding sequence ATGTCGGCCCTTCCCAACACCACCCCTGCCCTGCACGCTCCGCAGGCCCTGCACGCCCCGCAGGAGATCGCTGCGGCTGTAGGACTTACCCCTGCAGTGACGTCTCGTTTGCTGGCAGAGATGCGGGTCGGCGACGTTGGCCGAGTGGCGAGCGTTTCGGTCGACCCGGCCGACGCCGGTCGGCTCAAGGCGTTGGGCGTCTGTGCGGGCCGGACGTTGCGGGTGGTCTCGGCAGGGAACCCGCTGATCGTGCAGGTCCTCAACTCTCGGGTGGGGCTTGCGGCCGCAATTGCGGAACGGGTCACGCTCAACTCCTGCTGCTAG
- a CDS encoding RNA polymerase sigma factor — protein MQTLSERLASGEERAFAELYDACADRLFAFASARTESPDLAADVVQSAFLRLVKSRRRLRAVESPVAYLFQILRNELSRHSARQASHRHQPLDEALDAVDSRWRDGVDDADAAAALLARLDPASREVVELKLFAGLTFEEVAEATGQPVGTAATRYRRAVESLRGWLEKQYR, from the coding sequence GTGCAAACACTATCAGAGCGACTGGCCAGCGGCGAGGAGCGGGCGTTCGCCGAGCTCTACGACGCCTGCGCCGATCGCCTGTTCGCTTTCGCTAGTGCTCGCACCGAGTCGCCCGATCTGGCGGCGGATGTGGTGCAGAGTGCGTTCCTGAGGCTAGTGAAGAGTCGCCGCCGGCTGCGTGCGGTCGAGAGCCCTGTCGCCTACTTGTTCCAGATCCTCCGCAACGAGCTGTCCCGACATAGCGCACGTCAGGCAAGCCACCGCCACCAGCCGCTTGACGAGGCGCTGGACGCGGTTGACTCCCGCTGGCGGGATGGCGTTGACGACGCCGACGCGGCCGCCGCGTTGCTGGCCCGTTTGGACCCCGCGAGTCGCGAGGTTGTTGAATTGAAACTTTTCGCTGGGCTCACTTTCGAAGAAGTAGCCGAGGCGACTGGCCAGCCGGTCGGCACCGCCGCCACGCGGTATCGCCGGGCGGTCGAATCGCTCCGCGGCTGGCTCGAAAAGCAGTACCGGTGA
- a CDS encoding amidase, whose translation MTTTVSDPLPAPRLGTTEIAQQIASGQVSSREAVEACLHRIDQINPRLNAIAQPRGQQALRDADAADQQLASGGPVGPLHGVPITIKDCYELAGSQTTLGIPGYSHGPDATDSPLVKRLKAAGAVVLGKTNIPQGMLLHECENPVFGRTLHPDDDQRSPGGSSGGEAAAVAAGMSMLGLASDLGGSTRQPAHCCGLVGFKPTSGRLTIRGSQRSMPGLRALVIQPGPICRTTGDADLAMRVLLDPTAAPKQPDERPVAWPDYRQVDLAGLRIAYWTDNGVAPPCVAIARAVEQAAKRLTELGAEVIATPAPNPDEMMRTYFGLISADGLRSFGRLLQGREKTDQIARQVRLGKLPRGARAFLAPLLDLAGQPALAKLLRLSGPRSVDQYWQLTVAADAYKQQFWKTLDQAFGGRPVDAVLAPPHSLPALRHGSALHLLLEGSHCYLANLLDAPAGVVPAGRVTAEDERAELAKPHSRWAVEGRLRRQNALGSAGLPIGVQVMARPWRDDVALAVMNRLEQPLAS comes from the coding sequence ATGACTACCACGGTTTCGGACCCCCTACCCGCGCCCCGGCTCGGGACCACGGAAATCGCCCAGCAGATCGCTAGCGGCCAGGTGTCGTCGCGCGAGGCGGTAGAGGCGTGCCTCCACCGTATCGACCAAATCAACCCGCGGCTGAACGCCATCGCCCAGCCACGCGGCCAACAAGCCCTCCGCGACGCCGACGCCGCCGACCAGCAGCTTGCCAGCGGCGGCCCGGTCGGCCCGCTGCACGGCGTCCCGATCACGATCAAGGACTGCTACGAGCTCGCCGGCAGCCAGACCACGCTCGGCATCCCGGGCTACAGCCACGGCCCAGACGCGACCGACTCGCCGCTGGTGAAGCGGCTCAAGGCGGCCGGCGCGGTAGTCCTCGGCAAAACCAACATCCCGCAGGGGATGCTGCTGCACGAGTGCGAGAATCCGGTGTTCGGCCGCACCCTGCACCCCGATGACGACCAGCGGTCTCCGGGCGGTTCGAGCGGTGGCGAGGCGGCTGCGGTCGCCGCCGGCATGAGCATGCTGGGCCTCGCCAGCGACCTCGGCGGCAGCACGCGTCAGCCGGCCCACTGCTGCGGCCTGGTGGGCTTCAAGCCGACTAGCGGCCGTCTCACCATCCGCGGCTCCCAGCGTTCGATGCCGGGACTGCGGGCCCTGGTCATCCAGCCCGGCCCGATCTGCCGCACTACCGGCGACGCCGACCTGGCGATGCGGGTGCTGCTCGACCCAACGGCCGCGCCCAAGCAGCCCGATGAGCGGCCGGTCGCCTGGCCGGACTACCGGCAGGTCGACCTGGCCGGCCTGCGGATCGCTTACTGGACCGACAACGGCGTCGCTCCGCCTTGCGTGGCGATCGCCCGCGCGGTCGAGCAGGCGGCCAAGCGGCTGACGGAACTCGGGGCCGAAGTGATCGCCACGCCGGCGCCCAACCCGGATGAGATGATGCGGACCTACTTCGGGCTGATCTCGGCCGACGGGCTGCGTTCTTTCGGCCGGTTGTTGCAGGGCAGGGAGAAGACGGATCAAATCGCCCGCCAGGTGCGGCTCGGCAAGCTGCCGCGCGGGGCGCGGGCCTTCCTGGCGCCGCTGCTCGACCTGGCAGGCCAGCCGGCGTTGGCCAAGCTGCTGCGGCTGTCGGGCCCGCGGAGCGTCGACCAGTACTGGCAGCTAACCGTTGCGGCCGACGCCTACAAGCAGCAGTTCTGGAAGACTCTCGACCAGGCCTTCGGCGGGCGGCCGGTCGACGCGGTCCTGGCGCCGCCGCACTCGCTGCCTGCCCTGCGTCACGGCTCCGCGCTGCACCTGCTGCTAGAAGGCTCCCACTGCTACCTGGCGAACCTGCTGGACGCGCCCGCGGGCGTCGTGCCGGCGGGCCGGGTCACCGCCGAGGACGAGCGGGCCGAGCTCGCCAAGCCGCACAGCCGCTGGGCGGTCGAGGGCCGGCTGCGGCGTCAAAACGCCCTGGGGAGCGCCGGCCTGCCAATCGGCGTGCAGGTGATGGCCCGCCCCTGGCGGGACGACGTCGCGCTGGCAGTGATGAACCGGCTCGAGCAGCCGCTAGCTTCTTAG
- a CDS encoding fluoride efflux transporter FluC translates to MTQLLAIAIGGALGALCRHGVALALVGTRFAYATLLVNVAGCFVLGALVHNGLAGDGRLKMLAHPAVTVGYLGALTTFSTFSFQTIVFLEERAWLLAAINVAANLVLGLLATVAGMALSRALAAPAV, encoded by the coding sequence ATGACCCAACTACTTGCCATAGCGATAGGCGGCGCCCTCGGGGCGCTGTGCCGACACGGCGTGGCGCTCGCGCTGGTGGGGACGCGGTTCGCCTACGCGACGCTACTAGTGAACGTCGCCGGCTGCTTCGTGTTGGGCGCGCTGGTGCACAACGGCCTAGCCGGTGACGGCCGCCTGAAGATGCTGGCCCACCCGGCCGTGACAGTCGGTTACCTCGGCGCGCTGACCACCTTCTCGACCTTCAGCTTCCAGACCATCGTGTTCCTCGAGGAACGCGCGTGGCTGCTGGCCGCGATCAACGTCGCCGCGAACCTGGTGCTCGGCCTGCTGGCCACGGTCGCCGGGATGGCGCTGTCCCGCGCGCTGGCCGCCCCGGCGGTTTGA
- a CDS encoding Hsp20/alpha crystallin family protein, producing MQNATHKNRLSEVFPGSLAEVDTLFNQFFGQGPANRGMAAWRAPASLWEENDRYFIEVDAPGVGRELADVTFDKGVLSITLERPTSERKYHHNERGFGKVTRTITLPDTVDPESIEAQLVDGVLKVSIAKTPESQPRKIELK from the coding sequence ATGCAGAACGCGACCCACAAGAATCGCTTGTCGGAAGTCTTCCCCGGCTCGCTCGCCGAGGTCGACACGCTCTTTAACCAGTTCTTTGGCCAGGGGCCAGCCAACCGCGGGATGGCGGCTTGGCGGGCGCCGGCCTCGCTGTGGGAAGAGAACGACCGGTACTTCATCGAGGTCGACGCCCCCGGCGTTGGCCGCGAGTTGGCCGACGTGACGTTCGACAAGGGCGTGCTTTCGATCACGCTCGAGCGACCCACCAGCGAGCGGAAGTACCACCACAACGAACGCGGTTTCGGCAAGGTGACCCGCACCATCACGCTGCCGGACACGGTCGACCCCGAGTCGATCGAGGCCCAACTGGTAGACGGCGTGCTGAAGGTGTCGATCGCCAAGACGCCCGAGTCTCAGCCGCGGAAGATTGAGCTGAAGTAG
- a CDS encoding secondary thiamine-phosphate synthase enzyme YjbQ, whose product MQWIQRTIQLRPRRRGCHLITSEIMDSLPELADMEVGMLTVFIQHTSASLTLNENADPDVRVDMEMALSRIASENLPYVHTCEGPDDMPAHVKSSLTGSSVTVPITAGRPALGTWQGVYLCEHRNHGGGRRLVLTAWGQAMND is encoded by the coding sequence ATGCAGTGGATTCAACGGACCATTCAGCTGCGACCCCGCCGCCGGGGGTGCCACCTAATTACCAGTGAGATCATGGACTCGCTGCCAGAGTTGGCGGACATGGAGGTCGGGATGCTAACGGTCTTCATCCAGCACACTTCGGCCTCGCTGACGCTCAACGAGAACGCCGACCCGGACGTCCGCGTCGATATGGAGATGGCCCTCTCAAGGATCGCCTCCGAGAACCTGCCGTACGTCCACACCTGCGAGGGGCCCGACGACATGCCGGCCCATGTGAAGAGCTCACTGACCGGCAGCAGCGTCACCGTGCCTATTACCGCAGGCCGGCCGGCGCTAGGGACATGGCAGGGGGTCTATCTCTGCGAGCACCGCAACCACGGTGGGGGGCGTCGGCTGGTGCTGACCGCCTGGGGCCAGGCGATGAATGATTAG
- a CDS encoding endonuclease/exonuclease/phosphatase family protein, which yields MSFRLLTYNIHKGIGGVDRRYRPERTQEVIEHYAADLVLLQEVDEGVKRSQFHQQAEMLADRCGFEHRCYQRNVRVKQGHYGNAIFSRWPLEGPCDLDLTQPLKKRRQALMARCVIHLDGRQHTIGVVNVHLGLAGYERKRQLARLNACDFLGSLSPRTPVVVAGDFNDVYNDLGRAVMFPAGYNAAEKSIRTFPAAAPLRALDRVFYRGGLHATGAFAGRIGVARRASDHLPLIVDFEFAPPDAVDA from the coding sequence ATGTCCTTCCGCCTGCTCACCTACAACATCCACAAGGGCATCGGCGGCGTCGACCGCCGCTACCGGCCCGAGCGGACCCAGGAGGTGATCGAGCACTACGCCGCAGACCTGGTGCTGCTGCAGGAAGTGGACGAGGGGGTCAAACGCTCGCAGTTCCACCAGCAGGCCGAGATGCTGGCCGACCGCTGCGGCTTCGAGCACCGCTGCTACCAACGCAACGTGCGCGTCAAGCAGGGGCACTACGGCAACGCCATCTTCAGCCGCTGGCCGCTCGAAGGGCCGTGCGACCTCGACCTCACCCAGCCCCTTAAGAAACGCCGCCAGGCGCTGATGGCCCGCTGCGTGATTCACCTCGACGGGCGCCAGCACACCATCGGGGTGGTGAACGTCCACCTCGGGCTGGCGGGCTACGAGCGGAAGCGGCAGCTCGCGCGACTCAACGCCTGCGACTTCCTCGGCTCGCTCTCGCCGCGGACCCCGGTGGTTGTCGCCGGCGACTTCAACGACGTCTACAACGACCTCGGCCGGGCCGTGATGTTCCCGGCCGGCTACAACGCCGCCGAGAAGTCGATCCGCACCTTCCCCGCGGCGGCGCCGCTGCGGGCGCTCGACCGCGTGTTCTACCGCGGCGGCCTGCACGCCACGGGGGCCTTCGCCGGACGCATTGGCGTCGCCCGCCGCGCGTCGGACCACCTCCCGCTGATCGTCGACTTCGAATTCGCACCCCCGGACGCCGTCGATGCCTGA
- a CDS encoding thioredoxin family protein, translating into MTTMRFAAICGTLSFLMGCSLLSPRISTSRADEPPSWLHGSGDDLEVVLRGEVFEPDGSPAEGVSVDGSLRSHGKSTLVRAECEGHHFAARLPVNRTSWYSMQFRVASKSGAVGYVKMTPDSLRQAAIDGKRVTLARPTRRVAVTVEHAGSPVAGAQVRADLGYNVELHTVTDADGVACFDLLPDQKLSSFTAWTDDRRVGGYQFGRKPTRNADEDSHVVELFDCRDLTIRFVDGEGNPVEGVAFEFQVATPAPNYNYLGLVEPRVLTTDEQGEAFYRWQPDWEQYHYYPEIVEGTGWILAGSNSDHEESEGAIVYRVKPAAERHTVAGRVEPPAGVEAGGFFVQVRSFQGEQEGFSDHLSAIADSQGAFSVDVLPGATYCACVNDAGYTGKMIDLVPYEPATDCATEIVLPVVAGEELSFSVTRGPQRVPYEGVGISVRETYRYTWWEDDEKQSGTGSRDRWLTTDESGRAVTRVLPGEIKARVIEPLWQVGERIEVKQGEPAHLSLHRERETLTPVAGRLVLAGGAEGELAGAQVRFGAVDGAYDHTGSTTASHEGTFEFETLGEQLGVFAVSADQKLAGATFAKRIDEPLQVEMKPTREFRGRLLDGDDTPRQGYSVWAVVRVEGDEDYDGRFVKSTEAARYQTVTNDRGEFVFEHLPTEIEIALESDNLPEDEDPTAYLGEVYLTQNETRPPAVYHLERRAAAPTKPLAERFAESLRDARISDCHFMAIACGEADHLANFMQLHFTNYEKNPVVSRYIQCPIYLQADGQGARLLEERGWAAPEGDAVHAWALDGDGNLLGELKVDAAKDDAGAAADAFVAAHAPEAPDAEEKWRHALADAAATDRQVWARVSGRYCGPCFMLSRWIDDQCELLEKDYVFVKVDRVTDTHGPQIAKLVTNGKSYGIPFHAIFSPDGKRLEESIGPLGNIGYPSTHEGKLQLRKMLDATRIRLTDEEVDQLIESL; encoded by the coding sequence ATGACGACGATGAGATTCGCGGCGATCTGCGGCACACTCTCCTTCTTGATGGGCTGCTCGCTGCTCAGTCCGCGCATCTCGACCTCGCGAGCCGATGAGCCGCCGAGCTGGCTCCACGGATCGGGCGACGACCTCGAAGTAGTTCTACGCGGCGAGGTGTTCGAACCCGATGGCTCGCCAGCCGAGGGGGTCTCGGTGGACGGTTCTTTGCGGTCGCATGGCAAGAGCACTCTGGTCCGAGCCGAGTGCGAAGGCCACCACTTCGCGGCGCGTCTGCCGGTCAATCGCACCTCGTGGTATTCGATGCAGTTTCGCGTCGCTTCGAAGAGCGGGGCGGTTGGGTACGTGAAGATGACGCCCGATTCCCTCCGGCAGGCCGCCATCGACGGCAAGCGGGTGACGCTGGCCAGGCCCACGCGTCGCGTGGCGGTCACGGTCGAGCACGCCGGATCGCCAGTGGCGGGCGCGCAGGTTCGCGCCGACCTGGGGTACAACGTCGAACTCCACACGGTTACGGACGCAGACGGGGTCGCCTGCTTCGACCTCCTGCCGGACCAGAAGCTGAGTTCCTTCACCGCCTGGACCGACGATCGCCGCGTCGGCGGCTACCAATTCGGACGCAAGCCGACGAGGAATGCCGACGAGGATTCGCACGTGGTCGAGCTGTTCGACTGCCGCGACCTCACGATCCGCTTTGTCGACGGCGAAGGGAACCCGGTCGAGGGAGTCGCCTTCGAGTTCCAGGTCGCCACTCCCGCGCCCAACTACAACTACCTTGGTCTGGTCGAGCCGCGGGTGCTGACGACCGACGAGCAGGGGGAAGCGTTCTACCGCTGGCAGCCCGATTGGGAGCAGTACCACTACTACCCCGAAATCGTGGAAGGAACGGGGTGGATCCTCGCTGGCAGTAATTCGGACCACGAGGAGTCAGAGGGCGCTATCGTCTACCGGGTGAAACCGGCGGCCGAGCGGCATACGGTTGCCGGCCGCGTGGAACCGCCCGCCGGCGTCGAAGCCGGGGGCTTCTTCGTTCAGGTCCGATCGTTTCAGGGAGAGCAGGAAGGCTTCTCGGATCACTTGAGCGCGATTGCCGATAGCCAGGGCGCCTTCTCGGTAGACGTGCTGCCGGGCGCGACCTACTGCGCGTGCGTCAACGACGCGGGCTACACCGGCAAGATGATCGACCTCGTCCCCTACGAGCCCGCCACCGACTGCGCGACCGAGATCGTGCTGCCGGTGGTTGCGGGCGAGGAGCTGAGCTTCTCGGTCACCCGGGGGCCGCAGAGGGTTCCGTACGAGGGGGTTGGTATCTCTGTGCGAGAGACCTATCGGTACACATGGTGGGAGGATGACGAGAAGCAGAGTGGGACCGGTAGTCGGGACCGGTGGCTCACCACCGACGAGTCGGGTCGCGCCGTGACGCGGGTTCTGCCCGGCGAGATCAAAGCGCGAGTCATCGAGCCGCTGTGGCAGGTCGGCGAGAGGATTGAAGTCAAGCAGGGTGAGCCCGCCCACCTGTCGCTCCACCGCGAGCGGGAGACTTTAACGCCCGTCGCCGGGCGGCTGGTCCTCGCCGGGGGCGCCGAGGGGGAACTCGCCGGCGCCCAGGTGCGGTTCGGCGCCGTGGACGGGGCGTACGACCACACCGGTTCGACCACCGCCAGCCACGAGGGAACCTTCGAATTTGAAACGCTTGGCGAGCAGCTCGGCGTGTTCGCCGTGTCCGCCGACCAGAAATTGGCCGGCGCCACATTTGCCAAGAGGATTGACGAGCCGTTGCAGGTCGAGATGAAGCCGACCAGGGAGTTTCGCGGCCGGTTGCTCGACGGCGACGACACGCCTCGGCAGGGGTACTCGGTGTGGGCAGTCGTCCGCGTCGAAGGCGATGAAGACTACGATGGGCGATTCGTGAAGAGCACCGAAGCGGCGAGGTACCAAACGGTCACCAACGACCGCGGCGAGTTTGTGTTCGAGCACCTGCCGACCGAGATCGAGATCGCTCTCGAGAGTGACAACCTGCCCGAAGACGAAGACCCAACCGCCTACCTTGGCGAAGTCTACCTGACGCAGAACGAGACGCGCCCCCCGGCCGTCTACCACCTTGAACGCCGCGCCGCCGCGCCGACCAAGCCCCTGGCCGAACGCTTCGCCGAGAGCCTGCGCGACGCGCGTATTTCTGATTGCCATTTCATGGCGATCGCCTGCGGTGAAGCCGACCATCTGGCAAACTTCATGCAGCTCCACTTCACCAACTACGAAAAGAACCCAGTCGTGTCGCGGTACATCCAGTGCCCGATCTACCTGCAAGCCGACGGGCAGGGCGCCCGCCTGCTGGAGGAGCGCGGCTGGGCGGCGCCCGAGGGCGACGCCGTGCACGCCTGGGCGCTCGACGGCGACGGCAACCTGCTGGGCGAGCTGAAGGTCGACGCGGCCAAGGACGACGCCGGCGCCGCCGCGGACGCATTTGTCGCCGCGCACGCGCCCGAAGCGCCCGACGCCGAGGAGAAGTGGCGCCACGCCTTGGCCGATGCCGCGGCCACCGACCGCCAGGTCTGGGCGCGGGTCAGCGGCAGGTACTGCGGACCCTGCTTCATGCTCTCGCGTTGGATCGACGACCAGTGTGAGCTGCTCGAGAAGGACTACGTGTTTGTGAAGGTCGACCGCGTGACCGACACACACGGCCCCCAGATCGCCAAGCTGGTGACCAATGGAAAGTCGTACGGGATCCCCTTCCACGCGATCTTCTCGCCCGACGGCAAGCGGCTCGAAGAGAGCATCGGCCCGCTGGGCAACATCGGCTACCCCAGCACCCACGAAGGGAAGCTCCAACTCCGCAAGATGCTCGACGCGACCCGCATTCGCCTAACCGACGAGGAGGTTGACCAGTTGATCGAGAGCCTCTGA
- the feoB gene encoding ferrous iron transport protein B has protein sequence MSGPDLPQLNIVDGPGVDSRAGASTVAVIGNPNAGKTSLFNRLTGLRARTANFSGTTVEHRVGALRLPNRSAVLLDLPGLYTLEASTLDEQVARDALVGALPDQTVPDAVLLVVDSTNLSRNLFLAAEVLGLGIPTIVALNMSDLADRQGLQIELDSLREELGCPVVAVSAKTGSGLDELRGGLDSLLGRLEPPTFDPAKACGSCSDCPYADRFDWAESVGARALRGGIEAPSRVTEALDSVLTHRVFGLGVFGLVMLTTFMLIFKLATVPMDLIDGWFALAGGTLAQWLPPGDLNSLITDGVIGGVGGVLVFLPQIAILFFVLALLEGTGYMARAAFVMDRLMSRVGLPGKAFVPMLSAHACAIPAIMSTRVIEDRRDRLVTILVLPLMTCSARVPVYAMVVALLFGDSPLQASVLFAASYSLGIVAAFVMAWCFKATLLPGEARPLVIELPNYRLPSLRDALLQTASRCWSFVRNAGTVILLITIGMWALATYPKTGLTDLPAVEQQRIVTLDADAAELALQQAQLEHSAAGWLGRTVQPVFAPLGFDWKMSVGVVSSFAAREVIVSTLSVLYGLGDEPEDGDSLIGAMRRSHRADGSPVFTTATCLSLLVFYVLAMQCLPTQAITARETGSWKWAALQLGYMSVLAYVAALATYQTAAALTVG, from the coding sequence ATGAGCGGGCCGGACCTTCCACAGCTGAACATCGTCGACGGCCCCGGTGTCGACAGCCGGGCGGGCGCCTCCACGGTCGCGGTGATCGGCAACCCCAACGCCGGCAAGACCAGCCTGTTCAACCGGCTCACCGGGCTGCGGGCGCGGACCGCCAACTTCTCTGGCACGACGGTCGAACACCGGGTCGGCGCCCTCCGCTTGCCGAACCGCAGCGCCGTGCTGCTCGACCTGCCCGGACTGTACACGCTCGAGGCCTCGACGCTTGACGAGCAGGTCGCCCGCGACGCGCTGGTTGGCGCGCTGCCCGACCAGACCGTGCCCGACGCCGTGCTGCTGGTGGTCGATTCGACCAACCTGTCGCGCAACCTGTTTCTGGCCGCCGAGGTCCTGGGGCTTGGCATCCCGACCATCGTCGCGCTCAACATGAGCGACCTGGCCGATCGGCAGGGGCTGCAGATCGAACTCGACTCGCTCCGCGAGGAGCTCGGCTGCCCGGTCGTGGCGGTGTCGGCCAAGACCGGCTCGGGGCTCGACGAGCTGCGGGGCGGACTCGACTCGCTGCTGGGGCGGCTCGAGCCGCCGACTTTCGATCCCGCCAAGGCGTGTGGCTCGTGCTCCGACTGCCCGTACGCCGACCGGTTCGACTGGGCCGAGTCCGTAGGGGCCCGGGCCCTCCGCGGTGGGATCGAGGCGCCCTCGCGCGTCACCGAGGCGCTCGACTCGGTCCTCACCCATCGCGTCTTTGGGTTGGGGGTGTTCGGCCTGGTGATGCTGACCACCTTTATGCTGATCTTCAAGCTGGCCACGGTCCCGATGGACCTGATCGACGGCTGGTTCGCCCTGGCGGGCGGCACGCTCGCCCAGTGGCTGCCGCCGGGCGACCTCAACAGCCTGATCACCGACGGCGTCATCGGCGGCGTCGGCGGCGTGCTGGTGTTCCTGCCGCAGATCGCCATCCTGTTTTTCGTCCTCGCGCTGCTCGAGGGGACCGGCTACATGGCCCGCGCCGCGTTCGTGATGGACCGGCTGATGTCCCGTGTCGGGCTGCCCGGCAAGGCGTTCGTACCGATGCTTTCGGCGCACGCGTGCGCGATCCCGGCGATCATGTCGACCCGCGTGATCGAGGACCGGCGCGACCGGCTGGTGACCATCCTCGTGCTGCCGCTGATGACCTGCTCCGCCCGCGTGCCGGTGTACGCGATGGTAGTGGCGCTGCTGTTCGGCGACTCGCCGCTGCAGGCGTCGGTCCTGTTCGCGGCCAGCTACTCGCTCGGCATCGTCGCGGCGTTTGTGATGGCGTGGTGCTTCAAAGCGACCCTGCTGCCGGGCGAGGCCCGCCCGCTGGTGATCGAGCTCCCCAACTACCGGCTCCCCTCGCTCCGCGACGCGCTGCTTCAAACCGCGAGCCGCTGCTGGTCGTTTGTCCGCAACGCCGGGACCGTGATCCTGCTGATCACCATCGGCATGTGGGCCCTGGCGACCTACCCCAAGACCGGGCTGACGGACCTGCCCGCGGTCGAGCAGCAACGCATCGTCACCCTCGACGCCGACGCGGCCGAGCTGGCCCTCCAGCAGGCGCAGCTCGAGCACTCGGCGGCCGGCTGGCTCGGCAGGACCGTGCAGCCGGTGTTCGCGCCGCTCGGCTTCGACTGGAAGATGAGCGTCGGGGTGGTCAGCTCGTTCGCCGCCCGCGAAGTGATTGTTTCGACCCTGTCGGTGCTGTACGGCCTGGGCGATGAGCCGGAGGACGGCGACTCGTTGATCGGCGCGATGCGGCGTTCCCACCGGGCCGACGGTTCGCCGGTCTTCACTACGGCGACCTGTCTGAGCCTGCTGGTGTTCTACGTGCTGGCCATGCAGTGTCTGCCGACCCAGGCGATCACCGCCCGCGAGACCGGCAGCTGGAAATGGGCCGCGCTGCAGCTGGGGTACATGAGCGTGCTGGCCTACGTGGCGGCGCTGGCGACCTACCAGACGGCCGCGGCCCTGACGGTCGGCTAG
- the cls gene encoding cardiolipin synthase, whose amino-acid sequence MPELLNNAYHAMTSYYGLFVIAHVLLQLGISARVIMRRLPVGVSLAWILVVDGFPVAGPLLYLVLGELRLGSRRAQRFKQLFRPVVMWLKELDDTRVKLEPGHPGQPFAELAERSLGFPPLSGGKMKLLPSWQVAFDAILEDIRVAEKSVFMEFYIWHPGGRADDVVDALLEAAGRGVDCRLLLDALGSRTFLRGPLARRLREAGVQVHAALPGGIFRLLFVRFDLRLHRKNVVVDGRVAYTGSMNLVDPRCFKQSSGVGQWVDAMARIEGPPVKALAITFLADWSVEVGERIEDLKQHSGPYPLPAAGETVVQAVPSGPAYALNAMERALVMAVYSAREEVILTTPYFVPDEPLQMAIVSAAMRGVSVTLVAPKHVDSKLVAFASNAFYAELIEAGVRVMKFSGGLLHTKSVTVDGEWSLFGSLNLDPRSLHLNFELSLGVYDDQFTQSLRGLQLEYVESSQRLTLDELESRPPATHLVESLARLVAPLL is encoded by the coding sequence ATGCCTGAGCTGCTAAACAACGCCTACCACGCAATGACCAGCTACTACGGCTTGTTTGTCATCGCCCACGTGCTGCTGCAACTGGGGATCTCGGCGCGGGTCATTATGCGGAGGCTTCCGGTTGGGGTGTCGCTAGCGTGGATCCTGGTGGTCGACGGCTTCCCGGTTGCCGGCCCGTTGCTGTACCTGGTGCTCGGCGAGCTGCGGCTCGGCTCGCGTCGGGCCCAACGCTTCAAGCAACTCTTCCGGCCGGTCGTGATGTGGCTCAAGGAGCTCGACGACACGCGGGTGAAGCTCGAGCCGGGGCACCCCGGGCAGCCGTTCGCCGAGCTGGCCGAGCGTTCGCTCGGCTTCCCGCCGCTGTCGGGCGGCAAGATGAAGCTGCTGCCGTCGTGGCAAGTTGCTTTCGACGCGATCCTGGAAGACATCCGCGTCGCCGAAAAGAGCGTCTTTATGGAGTTCTATATCTGGCACCCCGGCGGCCGCGCCGACGACGTGGTCGACGCGCTGCTGGAAGCCGCCGGCCGCGGAGTCGACTGCCGGCTGCTGCTCGATGCGCTCGGCAGTCGCACGTTCCTCCGCGGCCCGCTCGCCCGGCGGCTGCGTGAGGCGGGCGTGCAGGTGCACGCCGCTCTGCCGGGCGGCATCTTCCGGCTGCTGTTCGTCCGCTTCGACCTGCGGCTGCACCGCAAGAACGTCGTGGTCGATGGCCGCGTCGCTTACACCGGCAGCATGAACCTGGTGGACCCGCGGTGCTTCAAGCAGAGCTCGGGCGTCGGCCAGTGGGTCGACGCGATGGCCCGCATCGAGGGGCCGCCGGTCAAGGCGCTCGCCATCACGTTTCTGGCCGATTGGAGCGTCGAGGTCGGCGAGCGGATCGAGGACCTCAAGCAGCACAGCGGCCCCTACCCGCTGCCGGCCGCGGGCGAAACGGTCGTCCAGGCGGTCCCGTCGGGGCCCGCCTACGCGCTCAACGCGATGGAGCGGGCGCTGGTGATGGCGGTCTACTCCGCGCGTGAGGAGGTGATCCTCACCACGCCGTACTTTGTGCCGGACGAGCCGCTGCAGATGGCGATTGTTAGCGCGGCGATGCGCGGCGTCAGCGTGACCCTGGTGGCGCCGAAGCATGTCGACTCGAAGCTGGTCGCGTTCGCCAGCAACGCGTTCTACGCCGAGCTGATCGAGGCCGGCGTCCGCGTGATGAAGTTCTCCGGCGGCCTGCTGCACACCAAGAGCGTCACCGTGGACGGCGAGTGGTCGTTGTTCGGGTCGTTGAACCTCGACCCCCGCAGTCTGCACCTCAACTTCGAGCTTTCGCTCGGGGTCTACGACGACCAGTTCACCCAGTCGCTCCGCGGCCTGCAGCTAGAGTACGTCGAGAGCTCGCAGCGCCTCACGCTGGACGAGCTCGAAAGCCGACCGCCGGCGACCCACCTGGTCGAGAGCCTCGCGCGGCTGGTCGCGCCGTTGTTGTAG